The following coding sequences lie in one Aspergillus puulaauensis MK2 DNA, chromosome 3, nearly complete sequence genomic window:
- the CYP6 gene encoding PPIL4 family peptidylprolyl isomerase (COG:O;~EggNog:ENOG410PGW6;~InterPro:IPR035538,IPR000504,IPR002130,IPR035979, IPR012677,IPR029000,IPR035542;~PFAM:PF00160,PF00076;~go_function: GO:0003676 - nucleic acid binding [Evidence IEA];~go_function: GO:0003755 - peptidyl-prolyl cis-trans isomerase activity [Evidence IEA];~go_process: GO:0000413 - protein peptidyl-prolyl isomerization [Evidence IEA]), with product MSVLLETSLGDIVIDLLVDDSPKACENFLKLCKVKYYNFSPFFSVQKNFSLQTGDPLGPDSADSDGGSSIWGLLEGPSKQTVPLELPKKLKHDERGTVSMAAVPSPHDPDLRLITSQFIVTLGDNLDYLDGKAVVFGKVVEGFDVLEKVNEAFIDDRGRPLKDIRIRHTVILDDPFDDPPGLVEPPESPLPTKAQLATVRIADDEDLADDMDEASMENLRREREARAQALTLEMVGDLPFAEVKPPENILFVCKLNPVTQDEDLELIFSRFGKILSCEVIRDKRTGDSLQYAFIEFENQKDCEQAYFKMQGVLIDDHRIHVDFSQSVSKLSESWRNATVSKRSSQRGGFGGVAGLEKKRQYRATEGARERANYNMVFDKNENRQSVPRERSYSRSPQRSSYRDRRDSRSPRRDSYQSHRRDRSYSRSPPGRDARRDRNRAEYYENDRRGYRDDDRHRDRRRR from the exons ATGAGCGTCCTCCTGGAAACGTCCTTGGGTGACATTGTCATCGACCTCTTGGTTGATGACTCGCCTAAAGCATGTGAGAA CTTCCTGAAGCTCTGCAAAGTCAAGTACTACAATTTCTCGCCGTTCTTCAGCGTCCAGAAAAACTTTTCCCTCCAAACCGGCGACCCCCTTGGACCCGATTCCGCAGACAGCGATGGCGGATCATCGATATGGGGCCTGCTGGAGGGGCCCTCGAAACAAACCGTTCCTCTCGAACTCCCAAAGAAATTGAAGCATGATGAAAGAGGCACTGTGAGCATGGCAGCAGTTCCTTCTCCACATGATCCCGACCTTCGCCTCATCACGAGTCAGTTCATCGTTACACTTGGGGACAACCTCGACTATCTGGATGGCAAGGCAGTGGTTTTTGGCAAAGTGGTGGAGGGTTTCGATGTGCTTGAAAAAGTCAACGAAGCCTTTATAGACGACCGAGGGCGGCCGCTCAAAGATATCCGCATCCGCCACACAGTTATACTCGATGATCCTTTCGACGACCCGCCAGGGTTGGTGGAACCGCCGGAGAGTCCCTTGCCGACAAAGGCGCAATTGGCGACTGTCAGGAttgccgatgatgaagatcTAGCTGATGATATGGATGAGGCGTCTATGGAGAACCTCCGACGGGAGCGTGAGGCGAGGGCGCAAGCACTGACCTTGGAAATGGTTGGAGATCTCCCATTTGCCGAGGTCAAGCCTCCAGAGAATATCTTGTTTGTCTGCAAGCTGAACCCTGTGACTCAAG ATGAGGATCTCGAACTTATATTTAGCCGTTTTGGAAAGATTCTGTCCTGCGAAGTCATTAGAGATAAGCGGACAGGTGATAGTCTGCAATACGCTTTTATCGAATTTGAAAATCAAAAGGATTGTGAACAGGCCTATTTCAAGATGCAGGGGGTCTTGATCGATGATCATCGCATTCATGTGGACTTCTCCCAGAGT GTGTCTAAGTTGTCGGAGAGCTGGCGAAATGCAACTGTATCAAAGCGGAGCTCACAAAGAGGTGGTTTTGGTGGAGTAGCAGGCCTTGAGAAGAAACGCCAGTACAGAGCAACCGAAGGTGCTAGGGAACGCGCCAATTACAACATGGTATTCGACAAGAACGAGAACAGGCAATCTGTGCCTCGCGAGCGGTCATACAGCCGAAGTCCCCAAAGAAGCAGCTACCGAGATAGAAGGGATAGTCGGAGTCCGCGACGAGATTCTTATCAGAGCCACCGTCGCGATAGGTCATATAGTCGAAGTCCCCCTGGGCGAGACGCTCGCCGTGACAGGAACAGGGCCGAGTACTACGAAAACGATAGACGCGGCTACCGTGACGATGATAGACATAGAGACCGCCGACGTCGGTAG